A stretch of DNA from Rhineura floridana isolate rRhiFlo1 chromosome 20, rRhiFlo1.hap2, whole genome shotgun sequence:
CAAATGTTTGGATATAGTCAGTCACAGGGAACGCTATTATGATACTACTTCAGATGACTTAGCAATGGCTCAATTGTGGCTTAGTCAAAAAAATCAACAGTGGTGTCTTATATTAGAACCTCAGGAGCAAGTAGTTAAAGATAATACTGCAAACCCCGGTCCTGAGGTATGGGAGCTTTCATGCCAGAACAAAACAGAAAATGGTCAGGCTGCTAATCCTGCTCTCTACAAAAGCGCCCAAGAAAAGAGGCAAATACAATTTGAACCTAACGACCAAAATGACCACCAACATGATTTgaataaaatggagagaacaTATGTATGTGCAACATCTAGCTCCGCATATAATGAActagtgggggagagagaaataattACACATCTGGCAGACTTTCTTCACATAGATTTGAAACCTGAGGAAGAAGGTAACATCACCATGGAAGACTTT
This window harbors:
- the LOC133374004 gene encoding uncharacterized protein LOC133374004, producing MDATQELSLVPTVQLQQKYWVTEDSKAKLLMVGAKCLDIVSHRERYYDTTSDDLAMAQLWLSQKNQQWCLILEPQEQVVKDNTANPGPEVWELSCQNKTENGQAANPALYKSAQEKRQIQFEPNDQNDHQHDLNKMERTYVCATSSSAYNELVGEREIITHLADFLHIDLKPEEEGNITMEDFLQKAGIQQYASNHIVNQTTYMLCNQYMIIIQRDESSLKESATVLLDVDILNICRGFEEIEKLANYLKFEHQAVQSEQERSI